The following coding sequences lie in one Myxococcus xanthus genomic window:
- a CDS encoding transposase yields MAGVVLHFLPPYCPDANRIERAWLDLHANVTRNHRCRTLLKLMRRVHAYLHARNAQRRASPILRKVHLRRAA; encoded by the coding sequence GTGGCCGGGGTTGTCCTCCACTTCCTGCCGCCTTACTGCCCGGACGCCAATCGCATTGAGCGCGCTTGGCTGGACCTCCACGCCAACGTCACTCGCAACCATCGCTGCCGCACCCTCCTGAAGCTCATGCGGCGCGTTCATGCCTACCTGCACGCTCGTAACGCCCAGCGGCGTGCCAGTCCTATCCTCCGCAAGGTCCATCTGCGGCGTGCCGCCTGA
- a CDS encoding UvrD-helicase domain-containing protein: MQHAQLDGHQQSIVGAPLSARLIVEAGPGCGKTRVACARVAGLLSKGEVPDRILLLSFTRTAVHEMRNRIAQIVGAGVNALRGVEIRTIDSFAWRITAGVQEVTINSYEDSIQAACSALAHPDDELRSYLNRFNHVLVDEAQDLVGPRAALILTFLNALRQEAGWTVFLDPAQSIYGWSNDSGESGPGEGFFSKLDQLKGVVQRIPLTRIYRTDRPQLIELLSKTRSIALDVPSGSRLEQMQAELESRAAPEQHNPSDMVDLVKSLGREADDSLLLFRWRVDALMAASYLTGAGIAYRLRLGGMPRVAAPWIALVANALARARARMSGVSHEEFDRAWASECMPRWLASGWTADSAWELLRRIGPSGKLYVDFNMVADRLAVAVLPDEAFVKDIGPGGPIIGTVHGSKGREARHVFFCLPPRPRDCESDSEADEEARVLYVAVSRATQQVRVLRGAELGRAYHEHRPWRNVHSGLQVELGREGDVDPVWPLCMEDGEEAEAQQGALANFDGQVRTAHIQTEGRGSWTRRIILDGEERKLLGTLSKRCLEELGGIMKLQRARGAPLRVGFLSWIDVTTVAMHADDSRLSRLGFPWNETRLWLAPVIAGMGYIKKYW, translated from the coding sequence GTGCAGCACGCCCAGTTGGACGGACATCAGCAATCCATCGTCGGCGCTCCCCTGAGCGCCAGACTCATCGTGGAGGCCGGCCCTGGCTGCGGGAAGACCCGGGTGGCCTGCGCGCGTGTTGCCGGGTTGTTGAGCAAGGGGGAGGTGCCAGACCGCATCCTCCTGCTGAGCTTCACCCGGACCGCCGTGCACGAGATGCGCAACCGCATCGCCCAGATCGTGGGGGCCGGTGTCAACGCACTGCGCGGCGTGGAGATCCGGACGATCGACTCCTTCGCCTGGCGTATTACCGCAGGTGTCCAGGAGGTCACGATCAACTCCTATGAGGACAGCATCCAGGCCGCGTGCTCTGCCCTCGCGCATCCGGATGACGAACTCCGCAGCTACCTCAACCGATTCAACCACGTCCTGGTGGATGAGGCCCAGGACTTGGTGGGCCCTCGCGCGGCACTCATCCTCACGTTCCTCAACGCCCTGCGGCAGGAGGCGGGCTGGACGGTGTTCCTGGATCCTGCGCAGTCCATCTACGGCTGGTCCAACGATTCCGGTGAAAGCGGCCCAGGCGAGGGATTTTTCTCCAAACTCGACCAGCTTAAGGGCGTCGTCCAGCGCATACCGCTGACCCGCATCTATCGGACTGATCGTCCTCAGCTCATCGAGCTGCTCTCGAAGACCCGGTCCATCGCTCTCGATGTTCCTTCGGGCAGTCGCCTCGAGCAGATGCAGGCCGAGCTCGAGAGCCGCGCGGCACCCGAGCAGCACAACCCCAGCGACATGGTCGACCTGGTCAAATCGCTTGGTCGGGAAGCAGATGATTCGTTGCTGCTCTTCCGCTGGCGGGTGGACGCCCTCATGGCGGCGTCCTACCTCACCGGCGCAGGCATCGCGTACCGGCTGCGCCTGGGCGGAATGCCTCGGGTCGCAGCGCCGTGGATCGCGCTGGTCGCCAATGCGCTCGCCCGCGCACGGGCCCGGATGTCGGGCGTGAGCCACGAGGAGTTCGACCGGGCCTGGGCTTCCGAGTGCATGCCGCGATGGTTGGCTTCAGGCTGGACGGCGGACTCGGCCTGGGAGTTGCTGAGGCGGATCGGGCCCTCGGGAAAGCTCTACGTGGACTTCAACATGGTGGCGGACCGGCTCGCGGTGGCCGTCCTCCCGGATGAGGCGTTCGTCAAGGACATCGGACCTGGTGGCCCCATCATCGGCACCGTCCATGGCTCCAAGGGGCGTGAGGCACGCCATGTGTTCTTCTGTCTCCCCCCCAGGCCCCGCGATTGCGAGAGCGACAGCGAGGCCGATGAGGAGGCGCGTGTCCTCTATGTCGCGGTGAGCCGGGCGACCCAACAGGTCCGCGTCCTGCGTGGTGCCGAGCTGGGGCGCGCCTACCATGAGCACCGCCCCTGGAGAAACGTCCACAGTGGGCTTCAGGTCGAGCTCGGGCGCGAGGGGGATGTTGATCCGGTGTGGCCCCTCTGCATGGAGGATGGCGAGGAGGCAGAGGCGCAACAGGGAGCGTTGGCCAACTTTGATGGACAGGTCCGCACCGCCCATATCCAAACGGAGGGCCGCGGCAGTTGGACTCGTCGCATCATCCTGGACGGGGAGGAGCGCAAATTGCTCGGTACCCTTAGCAAGAGATGTCTTGAGGAACTCGGGGGGATCATGAAACTGCAGCGTGCTCGAGGAGCCCCGCTCCGGGTCGGTTTCCTCTCGTGGATCGATGTCACGACGGTCGCGATGCACGCGGACGACTCTCGCCTCTCCAGACTCGGATTCCCCTGGAACGAGACCCGCCTGTGGCTCGCGCCCGTGATCGCGGGAATGGGCTACATCAAGAAGTATTGGTGA
- the purL gene encoding phosphoribosylformylglycinamidine synthase produces MSSMHTLRGAPALSDFRLAKLLAQCRERVPSVSSVYAEFVHLIDTPAPLSEADLATLGRLLDYGPRVATGARTGSLLLVLPRPGTISPWSSKATDIAHNCGLGERVRRMERGTAFFIAGPNGQALQDAELERLRPVLHDRMTQAVVGRLEDAAILFAGHTPRPFTTVDVLGGGRAALVTANRELGLALADDEMDYLVARFTELKRNPTDVELMMFAQANSEHCRHKIFNASWTIDGKPQERSLFQAIKNTYVQHKEGVLGAYKDNAAVIEGFEVDRFFPSPESGEWGSVREPAHIMIKVETHNHPTAISPYPGAATGAGGEIRDEGATGRGARPKAGLTGFSVSHLRIPGFEQPWEQPYGKPDRIVSALDIMVDGPLGGAAFNNEFGRPNLTGYFRSYEVQVPTPGGVEVRGYHKPIMIAGGLGNIRAPHVQKGRLQPGDKLIVLGGPAMLIGLGGGAASSMAQGASAADLDFASVQRDNAEMERRCQEVIDSCWALGDKNPIRSIHDVGAGGLSNAVPELAHDNDLGGRLELRAVPNAEPGMSPVEIWCNEAQERYVLGVAPEDLARFAALCERERAPFSVLGDATAEQTLKLGDTQFGNAPIDLPMDVLFGKAPRMHRDVTSRPVSFAPLTLDGSLAVLAERVLSHPTVADKSFLITIGDRTVSGLSNRDQMVGPWQVPVADCAVTLSTVTSTTGEAMAMGERTPLALIDAAASARMAVGEALTNIAAARIGKLSDVKLSANWMAAAGSPGEDASLYAAVHAVGMELCPALGLTIPVGKDSMSMRTVWEEGGARKAVTAPVSLIISAFAPVLDVRKSLTPQLVDVADDTRLLFIDLARGKQRLGGSVVAHVNGQVGPESPDVEDPALLRGFFAAVQALSECGSLLAYHDRSDGGLWATLCEMAFAGRCGLDVDLAPLGGDVTAALFNEELGAVVQVRASDVARVREVLAQHGLSREVHELGRPVTALQVRVRHGGDTLLSADTLALRRTWSRVSHEMQKLRDNPTCADQESAARSDASDPGLSPKLTFDPAQDVAAPFIAKGARPRVAVLREQGVNSQQEMAAAFTRAGFAAVDVHMSDILSGRVSLEGFKGVLACGGFSYGDVLGAGGGWAKSILFNPRARDAFAAFFARPDSFGLGVCNGCQMMSQLKDIIPGAEHFPRFVRNASEQYEARLSLVEVSKTPSLFYQGMEGSRMLIVTSHGEGRAEFPSAEDAAHVNGQGLVTTRWVDNHGRVAETYPANPNGSPHGIAGLTTRDGRFTITMPHPERVHRSVQHSWRPREWGDDGPWMRMFRNARVWLG; encoded by the coding sequence ATGTCCAGCATGCACACCCTGCGTGGGGCTCCGGCCCTTTCTGACTTCAGGCTCGCCAAGCTCCTGGCCCAGTGCCGCGAGCGGGTGCCCTCCGTTTCATCCGTCTATGCGGAGTTCGTGCACCTCATCGACACTCCGGCGCCCCTCTCCGAGGCGGACCTGGCCACCCTGGGCCGCCTGCTCGACTACGGGCCCCGCGTGGCCACGGGCGCACGCACCGGCAGCCTGCTGCTCGTGCTGCCTCGGCCGGGCACCATCTCCCCCTGGTCCTCCAAGGCCACGGACATTGCCCACAACTGCGGCCTGGGCGAACGGGTGCGGCGCATGGAGCGCGGCACCGCCTTCTTCATCGCGGGCCCCAACGGGCAGGCGTTGCAGGACGCGGAGCTGGAGCGCCTGAGGCCGGTGCTGCATGACCGGATGACGCAGGCGGTGGTGGGGCGTCTCGAAGACGCGGCCATCCTGTTCGCCGGGCACACGCCCCGGCCCTTCACGACGGTGGACGTGCTGGGCGGAGGCCGCGCGGCATTGGTGACCGCCAACCGCGAGCTGGGCCTGGCCCTGGCCGACGACGAGATGGACTACCTGGTGGCGCGCTTCACCGAGCTGAAGCGCAACCCCACCGACGTCGAGCTGATGATGTTCGCGCAGGCCAACAGCGAGCACTGCCGGCACAAGATCTTCAACGCGAGCTGGACCATCGATGGCAAGCCGCAGGAGCGCTCGCTCTTCCAGGCCATCAAGAACACCTACGTCCAGCACAAGGAAGGCGTGCTCGGCGCGTACAAGGACAACGCGGCCGTCATCGAAGGCTTCGAGGTGGACCGCTTCTTCCCGTCCCCCGAATCCGGTGAGTGGGGCTCCGTGCGCGAGCCGGCCCACATCATGATCAAGGTGGAGACGCACAACCACCCGACGGCCATCTCCCCGTACCCGGGCGCCGCCACCGGCGCGGGCGGCGAGATTCGCGATGAGGGGGCCACCGGCCGTGGCGCCCGGCCCAAGGCGGGCCTCACCGGCTTCAGCGTGAGCCACCTGCGCATCCCCGGCTTCGAGCAGCCCTGGGAGCAGCCTTACGGCAAGCCGGACCGCATCGTCTCCGCGCTGGACATCATGGTGGACGGCCCCCTGGGCGGCGCGGCCTTCAACAACGAGTTCGGCCGGCCGAACCTCACGGGCTACTTCCGCAGCTACGAGGTGCAGGTCCCCACGCCCGGTGGCGTGGAGGTGCGCGGCTACCACAAGCCCATCATGATTGCCGGTGGCCTGGGCAACATCCGCGCGCCGCACGTGCAGAAGGGGCGCCTGCAGCCGGGCGACAAGCTCATCGTCCTGGGCGGGCCCGCGATGCTCATCGGCCTGGGCGGTGGCGCGGCGTCCTCCATGGCGCAGGGCGCGAGCGCGGCGGACCTCGACTTCGCCTCGGTGCAGCGGGACAACGCGGAGATGGAGCGTCGCTGCCAGGAGGTCATCGACAGCTGCTGGGCGCTGGGCGACAAGAACCCCATCCGCTCCATTCACGACGTGGGCGCCGGTGGTCTGTCCAACGCGGTGCCGGAGCTGGCCCACGACAACGACCTGGGCGGACGCCTGGAGCTGCGCGCGGTGCCCAACGCCGAGCCGGGCATGTCGCCGGTGGAGATCTGGTGCAACGAGGCGCAGGAGCGCTACGTGCTGGGCGTGGCGCCGGAGGACCTGGCCCGCTTCGCCGCCCTGTGCGAGCGGGAGCGCGCGCCCTTCTCCGTGCTGGGTGACGCCACCGCCGAGCAGACCCTGAAGCTGGGGGACACGCAGTTCGGCAACGCGCCCATCGACCTGCCCATGGACGTGCTGTTCGGCAAGGCGCCGCGCATGCACCGCGACGTGACGTCGCGCCCGGTGTCGTTCGCGCCGCTGACGCTGGATGGCTCACTGGCGGTGCTGGCGGAGCGCGTGTTGAGCCACCCCACGGTGGCGGACAAGAGCTTCCTCATCACCATTGGCGACCGCACTGTGTCCGGGCTCAGCAACCGGGACCAGATGGTGGGCCCCTGGCAGGTGCCGGTGGCGGACTGCGCGGTGACGCTGTCCACCGTGACGAGCACCACCGGTGAGGCCATGGCCATGGGCGAGCGCACGCCGCTGGCCCTCATCGACGCGGCGGCCTCGGCGCGCATGGCGGTGGGCGAGGCGCTCACCAACATCGCCGCGGCCCGCATCGGCAAGCTGTCCGACGTGAAGCTGTCCGCCAACTGGATGGCCGCGGCGGGCAGCCCGGGCGAGGACGCCAGCCTCTACGCCGCTGTCCACGCGGTGGGCATGGAGCTGTGCCCCGCGCTGGGCCTCACCATCCCCGTGGGCAAGGACTCCATGTCCATGCGGACCGTCTGGGAGGAGGGCGGTGCCCGCAAGGCCGTGACGGCGCCGGTGTCGCTCATCATCTCCGCGTTCGCGCCGGTGTTGGACGTGCGCAAGTCCCTGACGCCGCAACTGGTGGACGTGGCGGACGACACGCGGCTGCTCTTCATCGACCTGGCGCGCGGGAAGCAGCGGCTGGGCGGCTCCGTGGTGGCGCACGTCAACGGGCAGGTGGGGCCGGAGAGCCCGGACGTGGAAGACCCGGCGCTGCTGCGTGGCTTCTTCGCCGCGGTGCAGGCGCTCAGCGAGTGCGGCTCGCTGTTGGCGTACCACGACCGCTCCGACGGCGGCCTGTGGGCCACGCTGTGCGAGATGGCCTTCGCGGGCCGTTGCGGCCTGGACGTGGACCTGGCGCCGCTGGGTGGCGACGTGACGGCGGCCCTCTTCAATGAGGAACTGGGCGCGGTGGTGCAGGTGCGCGCATCGGACGTGGCGCGCGTGCGCGAGGTGCTGGCGCAGCACGGCCTGTCACGGGAGGTCCACGAACTGGGCCGCCCGGTGACGGCGTTGCAGGTGCGCGTGCGCCACGGCGGCGACACGTTGCTGTCTGCGGACACGTTGGCCCTGCGCCGCACGTGGTCCCGCGTCAGCCATGAGATGCAGAAGCTGCGCGACAACCCGACCTGTGCGGACCAGGAGTCCGCCGCGAGGAGTGACGCGTCGGACCCGGGCCTGTCGCCGAAGCTGACCTTTGACCCGGCCCAGGACGTGGCCGCGCCCTTCATCGCGAAGGGGGCCCGTCCTCGCGTGGCCGTGCTGCGGGAGCAGGGCGTCAACAGCCAGCAGGAGATGGCCGCGGCCTTCACGCGGGCGGGCTTCGCCGCGGTGGATGTCCACATGAGCGACATCCTGTCGGGGCGGGTGTCGCTCGAAGGCTTCAAGGGCGTGCTGGCGTGCGGCGGCTTCTCCTACGGCGACGTGCTGGGCGCGGGCGGCGGGTGGGCGAAGTCCATCCTCTTCAACCCGCGAGCGCGGGACGCCTTCGCCGCCTTCTTCGCGCGGCCGGACAGCTTTGGCCTGGGCGTGTGCAACGGCTGCCAGATGATGTCGCAGCTCAAGGACATCATCCCGGGCGCGGAGCACTTCCCCCGCTTCGTGCGCAACGCCTCCGAGCAGTACGAGGCGCGCCTGTCCCTGGTGGAGGTGTCGAAGACGCCGTCGCTCTTCTACCAGGGCATGGAAGGCAGCCGAATGCTCATCGTCACCTCGCACGGCGAGGGCCGCGCGGAGTTCCCCAGCGCGGAGGACGCCGCCCACGTCAACGGGCAGGGGCTGGTGACGACGCGCTGGGTGGACAACCACGGGCGCGTGGCGGAGACGTATCCCGCCAACCCCAATGGTTCGCCCCACGGCATCGCCGGTCTGACGACGCGGGATGGGCGCTTCACCATCACCATGCCGCATCCGGAGCGCGTGCACCGCTCCGTGCAGCACTCGTGGCGGCCTCGCGAGTGGGGCGACGACGGCCCCTGGATGCGCATGTTCCGCAACGCCCGCGTCTGGTTGGGCTGA
- a CDS encoding transposase has protein sequence MGRDGCLPGQRRVVLTPDNNKKRYLAGALDSKTGRLTWVDGKSKASSLFIQLLWRIAGEYRGAPRIHLILDNASIHSSQKTRKALEQLGGRGCPPLPAALLPGRQSH, from the coding sequence GTGGGACGCGACGGGTGCCTGCCCGGCCAGCGCCGGGTGGTGCTCACGCCAGACAACAACAAGAAGCGATACCTAGCCGGCGCCCTGGACTCGAAGACGGGCCGCCTCACCTGGGTGGACGGCAAGTCGAAGGCCAGCTCACTCTTCATCCAACTGCTTTGGCGCATCGCCGGTGAGTACCGCGGCGCCCCACGAATCCACCTCATCCTGGACAACGCCTCCATCCACAGCAGCCAGAAGACGAGAAAGGCGCTCGAGCAACTCGGTGGCCGGGGTTGTCCTCCACTTCCTGCCGCCTTACTGCCCGGACGCCAATCGCATTGA
- a CDS encoding metal-dependent hydrolase, with translation MVSPHDPGRIRPRPHLQFPFDANFPRIWHRNGPGTTHLWNGLNMLFPQGERFFVRSVNHYMPQLADTPALRAQVKAFFAQEGKHAREHQDYIELLESQGYDIHRFMRRYESFLWGVIDAKLPPSLRLSITAALEHYTALMGENTLTLGVFADGHPAMRNLIEWHAAEEIEHKAVAFDVLRKVAPGYGLRVLGMVLAVLSLFALWFAATVTLLRQERGLGWTGLLRELWRAHRKDPVLFQVLGRGLRQYLRPSFHPLDNDNLELARAHLATLEAPPPEVPEREAA, from the coding sequence ATGGTCTCCCCCCACGACCCCGGACGCATCCGGCCGCGACCGCACCTCCAGTTCCCCTTCGACGCGAACTTCCCGCGCATCTGGCACCGCAATGGCCCTGGCACCACGCACCTGTGGAACGGGCTCAACATGCTCTTCCCCCAGGGCGAGCGGTTCTTCGTGCGCAGCGTCAACCATTACATGCCGCAGCTGGCGGACACGCCCGCGCTGCGCGCGCAGGTGAAGGCCTTCTTCGCGCAGGAAGGCAAGCACGCGCGCGAGCACCAGGACTACATCGAGCTGCTGGAGTCCCAGGGCTACGACATCCACCGCTTCATGCGGCGGTACGAGTCATTCCTCTGGGGCGTCATCGACGCGAAGCTTCCGCCGTCGCTGCGGCTGTCCATCACCGCCGCGCTGGAGCACTACACGGCGCTGATGGGCGAGAACACGCTGACGCTGGGCGTGTTCGCGGACGGCCACCCGGCGATGCGCAACCTCATCGAATGGCACGCCGCCGAGGAGATTGAGCACAAGGCGGTGGCCTTCGACGTGCTGCGGAAGGTGGCACCGGGCTATGGGCTGCGCGTGTTGGGCATGGTGCTGGCCGTGTTGTCGCTCTTCGCCCTGTGGTTCGCCGCCACGGTGACGCTGCTGCGCCAGGAGCGTGGGCTGGGGTGGACGGGGCTGCTGCGCGAGCTGTGGCGCGCTCACCGGAAGGACCCGGTGCTGTTCCAGGTGCTGGGACGGGGCTTGCGGCAGTACCTGCGCCCCTCCTTCCACCCGCTGGACAATGACAACCTGGAGTTGGCCAGGGCCCACCTGGCGACACTGGAGGCGCCGCCTCCGGAGGTCCCGGAGCGAGAAGCGGCATAG
- a CDS encoding transposase (programmed frameshift): MVTLEAVVALKVQVRVCHRKGCPLYLKPVRAEEEGRWALPDHEFGLDVIALIGALRYHEHRSVPEIHAVLRARGVSISERSVTNQLDRYDELLALRMTDSRRLQQVTRQQGRVVLAMDGLQPEVGHEVLWVVRDCLSGEVLAARSLLGSGEAELAPLLLEVKAALAVPIAGVVSDGQRSIRNAVASALPGVPHQLCHFHYLREAARPLYDADRHAKKLLKSHVRGVRVIERAVEGRQDAQAQAVRGYCAAVRSALTDDRRPPLKPSGLELHRRLRAIEASLRRGRKRGARTRELKRLRLLLRRGLMQTARIWPPLKVAYRWVERVAEILTNASGQKGCHVKRRMAGLVGALAHAMRRTHSPHRAALAHFLLETRRYWPGLFHCYDVPGLPRTDNDLEHLFGSCRYHERRASGRRRGSEGLVVRGQVRVVAAVATRLAPTVGAELAPKDIIAWRNLRASLRRRQHARVLGRRFRANPNAYLAAIERELRRALPA; the protein is encoded by the exons GTGGTGACGCTGGAGGCAGTGGTCGCCCTCAAGGTGCAGGTGCGAGTGTGCCACCGGAAGGGTTGCCCGTTGTACTTGAAGCCCGTGCGTGCCGAAGAAGAGGGCCGGTGGGCGCTGCCGGACCATGAGTTCGGCCTGGACGTCATCGCCCTGATTGGGGCACTGCGCTACCACGAGCATCGCAGCGTCCCGGAAATCCATGCAGTCCTTCGCGCACGGGGCGTCTCCATTTCCGAGCGCAGTGTCACCAACCAACTCGACCGGTACGATGAGCTGCTGGCACTGCGAATGACAGACAGCCGGCGACTGCAGCAGGTGACACGTCAACAGGGCCGGGTGGTGCTGGCCATGGACGGCTTGCAGCCCGAGGTGGGCCATGAGGTGTTGTGGGTGGTGCGCGACTGCCTCTCCGGCGAGGTGCTGGCAGCCCGTAGCTTGCTGGGCAGTGGTGAGGCGGAGTTGGCCCCGCTGCTTCTGGAGGTGAAAGCGGCGCTGGCGGTGCCCATTGCCGGAGTCGTCTCGGATGGCCAGCGCTCCATCCGCAACGCGGTGGCCTCGGCGCTGCCTGGGGTGCCTCACCAACTCTGCCACTTCCACTACCTGCGTGAGGCGGCCCGCCCCCTCTACGACGCGGACCGGCACGCCAAGAAGTTGCTGAAGAGTCATGTGCGAGGAGTGCGGGTTATCGAGCGCGCCGTCGAAGGGCGCCAGGACGCCCAAGCACAGGCCGTCCGCGGCTACTGCGCCGCGGTGCGCAGCGCCTTGACGGACGACAGGCGCCCGCCCCTGAAGCCCTCCGGTTTGGAGTTGCACCGGCGACTGCGAGCGATTGAAGCGAGTCTCCGCCGGG GCAGAAAAAGGGGGGCGCGCACCAGAGAACTGAAGCGACTGCGCCTGCTATTGAGGCGCGGCCTGATGCAGACGGCGAGGATATGGCCACCACTGAAGGTGGCCTACCGGTGGGTAGAGCGTGTCGCCGAAATCCTCACCAATGCCTCCGGCCAGAAAGGCTGTCACGTCAAAAGGCGCATGGCCGGCCTTGTCGGCGCACTGGCGCATGCCATGCGACGCACCCACTCCCCCCACCGCGCGGCGCTGGCGCATTTCCTCCTGGAAACGCGTCGCTATTGGCCCGGCCTCTTCCATTGCTACGATGTACCCGGCCTGCCTCGCACGGACAATGACTTGGAGCACCTGTTTGGCAGTTGCCGCTACCACGAGCGCCGGGCCTCGGGCCGGCGCCGCGGAAGTGAGGGCCTGGTGGTGCGCGGACAGGTGCGAGTCGTCGCCGCAGTGGCGACCCGACTTGCCCCCACTGTCGGCGCGGAACTGGCCCCCAAAGACATCATTGCGTGGAGGAATCTGCGTGCCTCCCTTCGAAGACGGCAACACGCGCGAGTCTTGGGCCGTCGATTCCGGGCCAATCCGAACGCCTACCTCGCAGCGATTGAGCGGGAGCTCAGGAGAGCTTTGCCGGCGTAG
- a CDS encoding IS630 family transposase, which translates to MAKSRQARRRYLDKTSELKPSHLHFIDETAATLTMTRRYARAHRGSRARGYVPMGRRQVLTMIGDLTLQGVGPVLTFEGATNRERFETYVREGLLPVLKPGDVVVLDNLSAHHHPAVETLVRSRKAHLLFLPPYSPDLNPIESCWLKVKTRLRAIGARTHAALLQAMRKALSTVRPQDAAAWFAYCGYSPQPP; encoded by the coding sequence CTGGCGAAGAGTCGCCAGGCGCGAAGGCGGTACCTGGATAAGACCTCCGAGCTGAAGCCTTCGCATCTCCACTTCATCGATGAGACCGCCGCCACCCTCACGATGACTCGCCGCTATGCACGTGCTCACCGAGGGAGTCGAGCACGTGGCTACGTGCCCATGGGGCGTCGACAGGTCCTCACGATGATTGGGGACCTGACGCTCCAGGGGGTGGGGCCCGTGCTAACCTTCGAGGGGGCCACCAATCGCGAACGCTTCGAGACCTACGTCCGAGAGGGGCTACTTCCCGTCCTCAAGCCCGGCGACGTCGTTGTCTTGGACAACCTCAGCGCCCATCACCATCCCGCAGTCGAAACGCTCGTTCGCAGCCGCAAGGCCCATCTCCTCTTCCTGCCGCCCTACAGCCCTGACCTCAACCCCATTGAGTCGTGCTGGCTGAAGGTGAAGACGCGCCTGCGGGCCATCGGCGCGCGAACCCACGCGGCCCTCCTGCAGGCCATGCGCAAGGCGCTCTCGACCGTGCGGCCGCAGGATGCAGCCGCTTGGTTCGCCTACTGCGGCTACTCTCCTCAACCGCCGTGA
- a CDS encoding sigma factor, whose translation MSVEEHPGRYSGAPRSEKAEELARFYAEHRTWSYQLARQFGGGVFDEEDLVSELWTRVAQHLSWWAYEPTVARAWMSATLKNLVVDLSRLRRREEEIKKAELFYAVGTDELAQDEYREAAARVLDQLSPEELELLLDDGRTSSSSPPLEPRKANARRVRRHRLRRKLREALDGVGLPRSEDEGRNGH comes from the coding sequence ATGAGCGTCGAGGAGCATCCAGGGCGTTATTCCGGCGCTCCCCGGTCTGAGAAGGCCGAGGAGCTTGCGCGCTTTTATGCGGAGCATCGGACATGGAGCTACCAGTTGGCCCGCCAATTCGGCGGTGGTGTGTTCGACGAGGAGGATCTCGTCTCCGAACTCTGGACGCGTGTCGCCCAACACCTCTCGTGGTGGGCCTATGAGCCGACAGTCGCGCGCGCCTGGATGAGCGCCACCTTAAAAAATCTGGTCGTAGATCTGAGTCGGCTGCGTCGCCGGGAGGAGGAGATCAAGAAGGCAGAGCTCTTCTACGCCGTTGGCACTGACGAGCTGGCGCAGGATGAGTACCGGGAGGCGGCCGCCCGTGTGCTCGACCAGCTCTCGCCAGAAGAGCTGGAGCTACTCCTAGATGACGGCCGGACGTCGTCAAGCTCGCCACCCCTAGAGCCGCGAAAGGCGAACGCCCGACGGGTAAGGCGCCACCGGCTCCGTCGGAAGCTACGTGAGGCTTTGGATGGGGTCGGGTTGCCGCGTTCCGAGGATGAGGGGCGCAATGGACATTGA